A DNA window from Drosophila virilis strain 15010-1051.87 chromosome 4, Dvir_AGI_RSII-ME, whole genome shotgun sequence contains the following coding sequences:
- the Mhc gene encoding myosin heavy chain, muscle isoform X28, whose product MPKPAASQEDEDPTPYLFVSLEQRRIDQSKPYDSKKSCWVPDEKEGYLLGEIKATKGDIVSVGLPGGEVKDFKSEKVEKVNPPKFEKIEDMADMTVLNTPCVLHNLRQRYYHKLIYTYSGLFCVAINPYKRYPVYTNRCAKMYRGKRRNEVPPHIFAISDGAYVDMLTNHVNQSMLITGESGAGKTENTKKVIAYFATVGASGKKDESQKNKGSLEDQVVQTNPVLEAFGNAKTVRNDNSSRFGKFIRIHFGPSGKLAGADIETYLLEKARVISQQSLERSYHIFYQIMSGAVAGVKEICGLTDNIYDYHIVSQGKVTVPSIDDSEEFHLTDQAFDILGFTKQEKEDVYKITAAVMHMGGMKFKQRGREEQAEQDGEEEGGRVSKLFGCDTAELYKNLLKPRIKVGNEFVTQGRNVQQVTNSIGALCKGVFDRLFKWLVKKCNETLDTKQKRQHFIGVLDIAGFEIFDYNGFEQLCINFTNEKLQQFFNHHMFVLEQEEYQREGIEWTFIDFGMDLQLCIDLIEKPMGILSILEEESMFPKATDQTFSEKLTNTHLGKSAPFQKPKPPKPGQQAAHFAIGHYAGVVAYNITGWLEKNKDPLNDTVVDQFKKSQNKLLIEIFADHPGQSGGGEQAKGGRGKKGGGFATVSSAYKEQLNSLMTTLRSTQPHFVRCIIPNEMKQPGMVDAHLVMHQLTCNGVLEGIRICRKGFPNRMVYPDFKMRYKIMCPKLLQGVDKDKKATDIIIKFIDLPEDQYRLGNTKVFFRAGVLGQMEEFRDERLGKIMSWMQAWARGYLSRRGFKKLQEQRVALKVVQRNLRKYLQLRTWPWYKLWQKIKPLLNVSRIEDEIARLEEKAKKAEELHAAEVKVRKELEVLNAKLLAEKTALLDSLSGEKGQLQDFQERNAKLTAQKNDLENQLRDIQERLTQEEDARNQLFQQKKKADQEISGLKKDIEDLELSVQKAEQDKATKDHQIRNLNDEIAHQDELINKLNKEKKMQGESNQKTGEELQAAEDKINHLNKVKAKLEQTLDELEDSLEREKKVRGDVEKSKRKVEGDLKLTQEAVSDLERNKKELEQTIQRKDKELSSITAKLEDEQVVVGKHQRQIKELQARIEELEEEVEAERQARAKAEKQRADLARELEELGERLEEAGGATSAQIELNKKREAELSKLRRDLEEANIQHESTLANLRKKHNDAVAEMAEQVDQLNKLKAKAEKEKNEYYGQLNDLRAGVDHITNEKAAQEKIAKQLQHTLNEVQSKLDETNRTLNDFDASKKKLSIENSDLLRQLEEAESQVSQLSKIKISLTTQLEDTKRLADEESRERATLLGKFRNLEHDLDNLREQVEEEAEGKADLQRQLSKANAEAQVWRSKYESDGVARSEELEEAKRKLQARLAEAEETIESLNQKCIGLEKTKQRLSTEVEDLQLEVDRANAIANAAEKKQKAFDKIIGEWKLKVDDLAAELDASQKECRNYSTELFRLKGAYEEGQEQLEAVRRENKNLADEVKDLLDQIGEGGRNIHEIEKARKRLEAEKDELQAALEEAEAALEQEENKVLRAQLELSQVRQEIDRRIQEKEEEFENTRKNHQRALDSMQASLEAEAKGKAEALRMKKKLEADINELEIALDHANKANAEAQKNIKRYQQQLKDIQTALEEEQRARDDAREQLGISERRANALQNELEESRTLLEQADRGRRQAEQELADAHEQLNEVSAQNASISAAKRKLESELQTLHSDLDELLNEAKNSEEKAKKAMVDAARLADELRAEQDHAQTQEKLRKALEQQIKELQVRLDEAEANALKGGKKAIQKLEQRVRELENELDGEQRRHADAQKNLRKSERRIKELSFQSEEDRKNHERMQDLVDKLQQKIKTYKRQIEEAEEIAALNLAKFRKAQQELEEAEERADLAEQAISKFRAKGRAGSVGRGASPAPRATSVRPQFDGLAFPPRFDLAPENEF is encoded by the exons ATGCCGAAGCCAGCTGCCAGCCAGGAGGATGAGGATCCCACCCCATACCTGTTCGTGTCTTTGGAACAAAGACGTATCGATCAATCGAAACCCTATGATTCGAAGAAGAGTTGTTGGGTGCCCGATGAGAAGGAGGGTTATCTTCTTGGTGAGATCAAGGCCACCAAGGGCGATATCGTCTCCGTCGGTCTGCCTGGTGGAGAG GTAAAAGATTTCAAATCCGAGAAGGTGGAGAAAGTGAATCCACCAAAATTCGAAAAAATTGAAGATATGGCTGACATGACCGTGCTGAACACACCTTGCGTGCTGCACAATCTGCGCCAGCGTTATTATCATAAGCTTATCTAC ACCTACTCCGGTCTTTTCTGCGTTGCCATCAATCCCTATAAGCGCTACCCCGTCTATACCAACCGTTGCGCTAAGATGTACCGTGGTAAGCGCCGTAATGAAGTGCCACCCcatatttttgccatttctgaCGGTGCCTACGTCGACATGTTGACCAACCACGTGAATCAATCTATGTTGATTACCGGTGAGTCTGGTgctggtaagactgagaacACGAAGAAGGTCATTGCGTACTTCGCCACTGTTGGCGCTTCTGGCAAGAAGGATGAGTCGCAGAAGAACAAGGGCTCCCTGGAAGATCAGGTTGTGCAAACCAATCCTGTGCTTGAGGCCTTCGGTAACGCCAAGACCGTGCGTAACGATAACTCCTCTCGTTTC GGTAAATTCATCCGTATTCATTTCGGTCCATCTGGTAAACTGGCTGGTGCTGATATTGAGACCT ATCTGTTGGAGAAGGCTCGTGTCATCTCTCAGCAGTCCCTGGAGCGCTCCTACCATATCTTCTACCAGATTATGTCCGGTGCCGTTGCTGGTGTCAaag AAATCTGTGGTTTGACCGATAACATCTACGATTACCACATTGTCTCCCAGGGCAAGGTTACTGTGCCCAGTATCGATGATTCTGAGGAATTCCACCTCACAGAT CAAGCTTTCGACATCTTGGGCTTCACCAAGCAGGAGAAGGAGGATGTGTACAAGATCACCGCCGCTGTCATGCATATGGGTGGCATGAAGTTCAAGCAACGTGGTCGCGAGGAGCAGGCTGAACAGGATGGTGAGGAGGAGGGTGGCCGTGTGTCTAAGCTGTTCGGCTGCGACACCGCTGAGCTGTACAAGAACTTGCTCAAGCCCCGCATCAAGGTCGGTAACGAGTTCGTCACCCAGGGCCGTAACGTCCAGCAGGTCACCAACTCCATTGGTGCTCTGTGCAAGGGTGTCTTCGATCGTCTCTTCAAATGGCTGGTCAAGAAGTGTAACGAGACTCTGGATACCAAGCAGAAGCGTCAGCATTTCATTGGTGTACTGGATATTGCTGGTTTTGAAATCTTCGAC TACAACGGTTTCGAACAATTGTGCATCAATTTCACTAACGAAAAACTGCAACAATTCTTCAACCATCACATGTTCGTTTTGGAACAAGAAGAATATCAGCGGGAGGGCATCGAATGGACCTTCATTGATTTCGGCATGGATCTGCAATTGTGTATTGATTTGATTGAAAAG CCTATGGGTATCTTGTCGATTCTTGAGGAAGAGTCTATGTTCCCCAAGGCCACCGATCAGACCTTCTCGGAGAAGCTGACCAACACCCATTTGGGCAAGTCGGCTCCATTCCAGAAGCCCAAGCCACCAAAGCCCGGCCAGCAGGCAGCTCACTTTGCCATCGGCCATTATGCTGGTGTTGTCGCCTATAACATCACCGGTTGGTTGGAGAAGAACAAGGATCCCCTGAACGACACTGTTGTCGATCAGTTCAAGAAGTCGCAGAACAAACTGCTCATCGAAATCTTCGCTGATCACCCCGGCCAGTCCGGCGGCGGTGAACAGGCCAAGGGCGGTCGTGGCAAGAAGGGCGGTGGCTTCGCCACTGTCTCGTCTGCCTACAAGGAGCAGTTGAACAGCTTGATGACAACTCTGCGCTCGACACAGCCTCACTTCGTCCGTTGCATCATTCCCAATGAAATGAAACAGCCTGGCATGGTTGATGCTCACTTGGTTATGCACCAGCTGACTTGTAACGGTGTGCTTGAAGGTATCCGTATTTGCCGTAAAGGTTTCCCCAACAGAATGGTCTACCCCGACTTCAAGATGCG CTACAAGATCATGTGCCCAAAGCTATTGCAGGGCGTTGACAAAGACAAAAAGGCCACTGATATTATCATTAAGTTTATCGATTTACCCGAAGACCAATACCGTTTGGGTAACACAAAG GTGTTCTTCCGTGCCGGTGTCCTGGGTCAGATGGAGGAGTTCCGTGATGAGCGTCTCGGCAAGATCATGTCCTGGATGCAGGCCTGGGCCCGCGGTTATCTGTCCCGCAGAGGCTTCAAGAAGCTGCAGGAGCAGCGTGTCGCCCTCAAGGTTGTCCAGCGCAATCTGCGCAAATACCTGCAGCTGCGTACCTGGCCCTGGTACAAACTGTGGCAGAAGATCAAGCCTCTGCTCAACGTCAGCCGCATTGAGGACGAAATTGCC CGTCTGGAGGAGAAGGCCAAGAAGGCTGAGGAACTGCATGCCGCTGAAGTGAAAGTGCGCAAGGAGTTGGAGGTCTTGAACGCCAAACTGTTGGCCGAGAAGACCGCCCTGCTGGACTCCCTGTCCGGCGAGAAGGGTCAGCTGCAGGACTTCCAGGAGCGCAACGCTAAGTTGACCGCCCAGAAGAACGACCTCGAGAACCAGCTGCGC GACATTCAAGAGCGCCTGACTCAGGAGGAAGATGCCCGCAACCAGCTGTtccagcagaagaagaaggcCGATCAGGAGATCTCTGGCCTGAAGAAGGACATCGAGGATCTGGAATTGAGCGTCCAGAAGGCCGAACAGGATAAGGCCACCAAGGATCACCAGATCCGCAACTTGAACGACGAGATCGCCCACCAGGATGAGCTCATCAACAAGTTGAACAAGGAGAAGAAGATGCAGGGTGAGAGCAACCAGAAGACTGGTGAGGAACTGCAGGCCGCTGAGGACAAGATTAACCACTTGAACAAGGTTAAGGCCAAGCTCGAGCAGACTCTCGATGAGCTCGAGGATTCGCTGGAGCGCGAGAAGAAGGTGCGCGGCGATGTTGAGAAGTCTAAGCGCAAGGTTGAGGGTGACCTCAAGCTGACCCAGGAGGCTGTTTCCGATCTGGAGCGCAACAAGAAGGAGTTGGAGCAGACCATCCAGCGTAAGGACAAGGAATTGTCCTCCATCACCGCCAAGCTGGAAGATGAGCAGGTCGTTGTTGGCAAACACCAGCGCCAGATCAAGGAACTGCAGGCCCGCATTGAAGAGCTCGAGGAGGAGGTCGAGGCCGAGCGTCAGGCCCGCGCCAAGGCTGAGAAGCAGCGCGCCGATTTGGCCCGCGAACTCGAGGAATTGGGTGAGCGTCTGGAGGAGGCTGGCGGTGCCACCTCTGCCCAGATTGAGCTGAACAAGAAGCGTGAGGCTGAGCTGAGCAAACTGCGTCGCGATCTTGAGGAAGCCAACATCCAGCACGAATCCACCCTGGCCAACCTGCGCAAGAAGCACAACGATGCCGTCGCTGAGATGGCCGAACAGGTTGATCAGCTCAACAAGCTGAAGGCCAA GGCTGAGAAGGAGAAGAACGAGTACTACGGCCAGCTGAACGATCTGCGTGCCGGTGTTGATCACATTACCAACGAGAAG GCTGCCCAGGAGAAGATCgccaagcagctgcagcatacCCTCAACGAGGTCCAGTCCAAATTGGATGAGACCAACAGGACTCTGAACGATTTCGATGCCAGCAAGAAGAAGCTGTCCATTGAGAACTCCGATCTGTTGCGTCAATTGGAGGAAGCCGAGTCTCAGGTGTCGCAGCTGTCCAAGATCAAGATCTCCTTGACCACCCAGCTGGAAGATACCAAGCGTTTGGCCGATGAGGAGTCTCGCGAACGCGCCACCCTTTTGGGCAAGTTCCGCAACTTGGAGCACGACCTCGACAACTTGCGCGAGCAGGTTGAGGAGGAGGCTGAGGGCAAGGCTGATTTGCAGCGTCAACTCAGCAAGGCTAACGCTGAGGCCCAGGTCTGGCGCAGCAAGTACGAGTCCGATGGTGTTGCCCGCTCTGAGGAGCTGGAGGAGGCCAAGAGGAAGCTGCAGGCCCGCCTTGCCGAGGCTGAGGAGACCATCGAGTCGCTCAACCAGAAGTGCATCGGCCTGGAGAAGACCAAGCAGCGCCTGTCCACCGAAGTCGAGGACTTGCAGCTGGAGGTCGACCGTGCCAATGCCATTGCCAACGCCGCCGAGAAGAAGCAGAAGGCCTTCGACAAGATCATTGGCGAATGGAAGCTTAAGGTTGATGACTTGGCCGCTGAGCTGGATGCCTCCCAGAAGGAGTGCCGCAACTACTCCACCGAGTTGTTCCGTCTTAAGGGTGCCTACGAGGAAGGCCAGGAACAGCTGGAGGCTGTGCGTCGTGAGAACAAGAACTTGGCCGATGAGGTTAAGGATCTGCTCGACCAAATCGGTGAGGGTGGCCGCAACATCCATGAAATCGAGAAGGCCCGCAAGCGCCTGGAAGCCGAAAAGGACGAGCTCCAGGCTGCTCTTGAGGAAGCCGAGGCTGCTCTCGAACAGGAGGAGAACAAGGTCCTCCGCGCTCAACTTGAGCTGTCCCAGGTGCGCCAGGAAATCGATCGCCGCATCCAGGAGAAGGAAGAGGAATTCGAGAATACCCGCAAGAACCACCAGCGCGCTCTCGACTCCATGCAAGCCTCCCTCGAAGCCGAAGCCAAGGGCAAGGCTGAGGCGCTGCGCATGAAGAAGAAGTTGGAAGCCGACATCAACGAATTGGAAATTGCTCTGGATCATGCCAACAAG GCTAACGCCGAGGCCCAGAAGAACATCAAGCGCTACCAACAGCAGCTCAAGGACATCCAGACTGCCCTTGAGGAAGAACAGAGAGCCCGCGATGATGCCCGCGAACAGCTGGGTATCTCCGAGCGTCGTGCCAACGCTCTGCAGAACGAACTGGAAGAGTCTCGCACTCTGCTGGAGCAGGCCGATCGCGGTCGTCGCCAGGCCGAGCAAGAGCTGGCCGATGCCCACGAACAGCTGAACGAAGTTTCCGCCCAGAACGCTTCCATCTCCGCTGCCAAGAGGAAATTGGAGTCTGAGCTGCAGACCCTGCACTCTGACCTGGATGAGCTCCTGAACGAAGCCAAGAACTCCGAGGAGAAGGCCAAGAAGGCTATGGTTGATGCTGCCCGCCTGGCTGATGAGCTCCGCGCTGAGCAGGATCATGCCCAGACCCAGGAGAAATTGAGAAAGGCCCTGGAACAGCAGATCAAGGAATTGCAGGTGCGTCTGGATGAGGCTGAGGCCAATGCCCTTAAGGGTGGCAAGAAGGCTATCCAGAAATTGGAGCAGCGCGTCCGCGAGCTCGAGAACGAGCTGGATGGTGAGCAGAGAAGACACGCCGATGCCCAGAAGAACTTGCGCAAATCTGAGCGCCGCATCAAGGAGTTGAGCTTCCAGTCTGAGGAGGACCGCAAGAACCACGAACGCATGCAGGATCTGGTCGATAAGCTGCAACAGAAGATCAAGACATACAAGAGGCAGATCGAGGAAGCCGAGGAAATCGCTGCCCTCAACTTGGCCAAATTCCGCAAGGCCCAGCAGGAGCTCGAGGAAGCCGAGGAGCGTGCCGATCTGGCTGAGCAGGCAATTAGCAAATTCCGCGCCAAGGGACGTGCCGGTTCTGTCGGTCGTGGTGCCAGCCCAGCG CCCCGTGCGACATCCGTTAGGCCACAATTCGACGGATTGGCTTTCCCACCAAGATTCGACCTTGCTCCTGAAAACGAATTCTAA